From Lysobacter auxotrophicus, the proteins below share one genomic window:
- the ppk1 gene encoding polyphosphate kinase 1 — translation MNAAAFDAATAALDTDPLRDSELYFNRELSALDFNFRVLAQAQDPQVPLLERLRYLCISCTNLDEFFEIRAGTLRHAQDLGVPPGPDGLAPATVLAHIHERAADLVRSQYECWNDVLRPALSDAGVRVMHRDGWSEQQTHWLREYFRDEIMPVLSPLGLDPAHPFPKILNKSLNIVVVLKGKDAFGREGHLAIVRAPRSLPRIIQIPEDVSGGKHDFVFLSAVLSAFVDELFPGMQVKGAYQFRVTRNSELIVDEDEVENLALALRDELVGRGYLRAVRLEIAEQCPDDIVRTLLENFDLTENAVYRINGPVNLNRVIQVYDLVQRPDLKFLPFQPRQLSGVEAMFDKIAEGDVLLHHPFDAFTPVLELLKQASEDPNVLAIKQTLYRTGKESPIVDSLVQAARNGKDVTVVVELRARFDEEANLGLADRLQDAGVQVVYGVVGYKTHAKMMLIVRREGRKLRRYVHLGTGNYHSGTARVYTDFGLFTADPDIGNDVHLIFQQLSGLAPTIKLKRLLQSPFTLHAGVLKRIDRETRHAKAGKPARIIAKMNALNEPQVVRALYMASQAGVQVDLIVRGACTLRPGLPGISENVRVRSIVGRFLEHHRVYWFANDGDPDLFCSSADWLERNLLRRIETGFPILAPELAQRVYEEALANYLADNCSAWTLQSDGSYVRLSPAPGDTPHSAQLSLLGNVGA, via the coding sequence ATGAACGCCGCCGCCTTCGACGCCGCCACCGCCGCGCTCGACACCGATCCGCTGCGCGACAGCGAGCTGTACTTCAACCGCGAACTATCCGCGCTGGACTTCAACTTCCGCGTGCTCGCGCAGGCGCAGGACCCGCAGGTGCCGCTGCTCGAACGGCTGCGTTACCTGTGCATCTCCTGCACCAACCTCGACGAATTCTTCGAGATCCGCGCCGGCACGCTGCGCCACGCGCAGGACCTCGGCGTGCCGCCGGGTCCGGACGGCCTCGCGCCGGCGACGGTGCTGGCGCACATCCACGAACGCGCCGCCGACCTGGTGCGTTCGCAGTACGAATGCTGGAACGACGTGCTGCGCCCGGCGCTGTCGGACGCCGGCGTGCGCGTGATGCATCGCGACGGCTGGAGCGAGCAGCAGACGCACTGGCTGCGCGAGTACTTCCGCGACGAAATCATGCCGGTGCTCTCGCCGCTGGGCCTGGACCCGGCGCATCCGTTCCCGAAGATCCTCAACAAGTCGCTGAACATCGTCGTCGTGCTCAAGGGCAAGGACGCGTTCGGCCGCGAAGGCCACCTGGCAATCGTGCGCGCACCGCGCTCGCTGCCGCGCATCATCCAGATCCCGGAAGACGTCTCCGGCGGCAAGCACGATTTCGTGTTCCTGTCCGCCGTGCTGTCCGCATTCGTCGACGAACTCTTCCCCGGCATGCAGGTGAAGGGCGCGTACCAGTTCCGCGTCACGCGCAATTCCGAGCTCATCGTCGACGAGGACGAAGTCGAGAACCTCGCGCTCGCGCTGCGCGACGAACTCGTCGGCCGCGGCTACCTGCGCGCGGTGCGGCTGGAGATCGCCGAGCAGTGCCCCGACGACATCGTGCGCACGCTGCTGGAGAACTTCGACCTCACCGAGAACGCGGTGTACCGCATCAACGGCCCGGTCAACCTCAACCGCGTGATCCAGGTCTACGACCTGGTGCAGCGTCCGGACCTGAAGTTCCTGCCGTTCCAGCCGCGCCAGCTGTCGGGCGTGGAAGCGATGTTCGACAAGATCGCCGAAGGCGACGTGCTGCTGCACCATCCCTTCGACGCGTTCACGCCGGTGCTGGAACTGCTGAAGCAGGCGTCCGAAGACCCGAACGTGCTCGCGATCAAGCAGACGCTGTACCGCACGGGCAAGGAATCGCCGATCGTCGACAGCCTCGTGCAGGCCGCGCGCAACGGCAAGGACGTGACCGTCGTGGTCGAGCTGCGCGCGCGCTTCGACGAGGAAGCCAACCTTGGTCTTGCCGACCGCCTGCAGGACGCCGGCGTGCAGGTCGTGTACGGCGTGGTCGGCTACAAGACGCACGCGAAGATGATGCTCATCGTGCGTCGCGAAGGCCGCAAGCTGCGCCGCTACGTGCACCTGGGCACCGGAAACTACCACAGCGGTACCGCGCGCGTTTACACCGACTTCGGGCTGTTCACCGCCGATCCGGACATCGGCAACGACGTGCACCTGATCTTCCAGCAGCTGTCCGGCCTGGCGCCGACGATCAAGCTCAAGCGCCTGCTGCAATCGCCCTTCACGCTGCACGCGGGCGTGCTCAAGCGCATCGACCGCGAAACCCGCCACGCGAAGGCCGGCAAGCCCGCGCGGATCATCGCCAAGATGAACGCGCTGAACGAGCCGCAGGTCGTGCGCGCGCTGTACATGGCGTCGCAGGCGGGCGTGCAGGTGGACCTGATCGTGCGCGGCGCGTGCACGCTGCGACCGGGGTTGCCGGGCATTTCCGAGAACGTCCGCGTGCGCTCGATCGTCGGGCGCTTCCTGGAACACCATCGCGTGTACTGGTTCGCCAACGATGGCGATCCGGACCTGTTCTGCTCCAGCGCGGACTGGCTCGAACGCAACCTGCTGCGCCGCATCGAGACCGGTTTCCCGATCCTCGCGCCGGAACTGGCGCAGCGCGTGTACGAGGAAGCGCTGGCGAACTACCTCGCCGACAACTGCAGCGCGTGGACGCTGCAGTCCGACGGCAGCTACGTGCGCCTGTCGCCCGCGCCCGGCGACACGCCGCATTCGGCACAGCTGTCGCTGCTCGGCAACGTGGGCGCGTAA
- the ppx gene encoding exopolyphosphatase — translation MSDAFPTSKLPLVDGDLMAAVDLGSNSFHMVVARYVLGQLRIVDRLRETVRLAEGLDRKGGLSPDVRQRALECLARFGQRIRDIPPQRVRAIATNTVRRLAVPQAFLMPAETALGHAIEVVAGREEARLIYLGVAHAQPARPGELRLVIDIGGGSTECIIGSGFEAIERESLQLGCIATTRRFFENGKLSRKKWKDALTEVTAEFQQFAGTYRALGWNEALGASGTNKAIGDICAAMKLTKGAVTSEALPVLRDKLLQADRIDAIELPGLSSDRRPVIAGGVLILEAAFDALGLKRMAVSKAAMREGVLYDMLGRGGADDPRDASVAALMQRYGIDDSQASRVVGTALRLFEQVMQAWSLDADDSLMLQRAARLHELGLAIAHSQYHVHGAYIVEHSDIAGFSRQQQQFLAALVRTHRRSIPKTAFDALPDRLLMSARRLAALLRLAVLLHRAHEADPIPQLDAKADGNTLTLCVSRRWVDARPLVRADLEGEPDDLAGLGITLKLEFV, via the coding sequence ATGAGCGACGCCTTCCCCACCAGCAAACTGCCGCTCGTCGATGGCGACCTGATGGCCGCCGTCGACCTGGGATCCAACAGTTTCCACATGGTCGTGGCGCGCTACGTGCTGGGCCAGCTGCGCATCGTGGACCGGTTGCGCGAAACCGTGCGCCTGGCCGAAGGCCTGGACCGCAAGGGCGGCCTGTCGCCGGACGTGCGCCAGCGCGCGCTCGAATGCCTGGCCCGCTTCGGCCAGCGCATCCGCGACATCCCGCCGCAACGCGTGCGCGCCATCGCCACCAACACCGTGCGCAGGCTCGCCGTGCCGCAGGCGTTCCTGATGCCCGCCGAGACCGCGCTGGGCCATGCCATCGAAGTGGTCGCCGGCCGAGAGGAGGCGCGCCTGATCTACCTTGGCGTCGCCCACGCGCAGCCCGCGCGGCCGGGCGAGCTGCGCCTGGTGATCGACATCGGCGGCGGTTCCACGGAATGCATCATCGGCTCGGGATTCGAGGCGATCGAACGCGAAAGCCTGCAGCTGGGCTGCATCGCGACCACGCGGCGCTTCTTCGAGAACGGCAAGCTCTCGCGCAAGAAATGGAAGGACGCGCTCACCGAAGTTACCGCCGAGTTCCAGCAGTTCGCCGGCACGTACCGCGCGCTGGGCTGGAACGAAGCACTCGGCGCGTCCGGCACCAACAAGGCCATCGGCGACATCTGCGCGGCGATGAAACTGACCAAGGGCGCGGTGACGTCCGAAGCCCTGCCCGTCCTGCGCGACAAGCTGCTGCAGGCCGACCGCATCGACGCCATCGAACTGCCCGGCCTGTCGTCCGACCGTCGCCCGGTGATCGCCGGCGGCGTGCTGATCCTGGAAGCGGCGTTCGACGCGCTCGGCCTCAAGCGCATGGCCGTGAGCAAGGCCGCGATGCGCGAGGGCGTGCTGTACGACATGCTCGGCCGTGGCGGCGCGGACGATCCGCGCGACGCGTCGGTCGCCGCGTTGATGCAGCGTTACGGCATCGACGACAGCCAGGCCAGCCGCGTCGTCGGCACCGCGTTGCGGCTGTTCGAACAGGTGATGCAGGCCTGGTCGCTGGATGCAGACGACAGCCTGATGCTGCAGCGTGCCGCGCGCCTGCACGAGCTCGGCCTCGCCATCGCGCACAGCCAGTACCACGTGCACGGCGCGTACATCGTCGAGCATTCCGACATCGCCGGTTTCTCGCGCCAGCAGCAGCAGTTCCTCGCCGCACTCGTGCGCACGCACCGGCGCAGCATCCCGAAGACCGCCTTCGACGCATTGCCCGACCGTCTATTGATGTCGGCGCGCCGTCTCGCCGCGCTGCTGCGCCTGGCGGTGCTGCTGCACCGCGCGCACGAAGCCGACCCGATCCCGCAGCTGGACGCGAAGGCCGACGGCAACACGCTGACCCTGTGCGTCTCGCGCCGCTGGGTCGACGCGCGCCCGCTCGTCCGCGCGGACCTGGAAGGCGAGCCGGACGATCTCGCGGGGCTGGGGATCACGCTGAAGCTCGAGTTCGTTTGA
- the mdoH gene encoding glucans biosynthesis glucosyltransferase MdoH, with translation MANLPMGDAAPLLPPESPLDMPVQTLRAGTLRNGQLPTTPRGMALRRLAVIGGAALLTLIATYQIWWVLRGGGIDVLEGVLLLLFVGLFAWIAQAFVGALAGFVLIIGRHRARLGLDSATPLPELATRTALLMPTYNEDPERLLAGLQAIFESLQATGRMDRFDFYVLSDTTKPAIQAHEERAFRALRDRTGAHANLFYRHRKDNRERKAGNVAEWVRRFGGAYPQMLILDADSLMTGDTIVRLVGAMERNPDVALVQTLPMIVNGNTLFARMQQFAGRVYGPVIAHGIAWWHGAESNYWGHNAIIRTRAFADEGGLPELRGPRPFRGTVLSHDFVEAALMRRGGWALHMVPGLGGSYEEGPPSLTDMLVRDRRWCQGNLQHGAVLPAKGLHWVSRWHLMMGIGHYFTSPMWAMLMLVGLAIPLVKAGLGTDTFSLPGFSPSAYWREQDPERFLWVFILTMSVLLAPKFMGWLTLFFDRETRRGCGGIVRSFLSMLLETLLAALMAPVTMYVQSRGVAEVLAGKDSGWDAQRRDDGTLPLSGLVRSYGGVTLLGVIAGVVAYLISPSLAAWMAPVILGLLLSIPIVAFTSARGPGLFLRRLKIFSIPEEHTPPKVLVRAAELRAQVAEHVEPPEPHL, from the coding sequence ATGGCGAACCTTCCGATGGGCGATGCGGCGCCGCTGCTTCCGCCCGAATCCCCGCTCGACATGCCGGTGCAGACGCTGCGTGCCGGCACGCTGCGCAACGGGCAACTGCCGACCACGCCGCGCGGGATGGCCCTGCGGCGCCTGGCCGTCATCGGCGGCGCCGCGCTGCTGACGTTGATCGCGACCTACCAGATCTGGTGGGTGCTGCGCGGCGGCGGCATCGACGTGCTCGAAGGCGTCCTGTTGCTGCTGTTCGTCGGCTTGTTCGCGTGGATCGCGCAGGCGTTCGTGGGCGCGCTCGCGGGGTTCGTGCTGATCATCGGGCGGCATCGCGCGCGGCTCGGGCTGGATTCCGCCACGCCCCTGCCGGAACTCGCGACGCGCACGGCGTTGCTGATGCCGACCTACAACGAGGATCCCGAGCGCCTGCTTGCGGGTCTGCAGGCGATCTTCGAATCGCTGCAGGCGACCGGGCGCATGGACCGCTTCGACTTCTACGTGCTCAGCGACACGACGAAGCCGGCGATCCAGGCGCACGAGGAGCGCGCGTTCCGTGCGCTGCGCGATCGCACCGGCGCTCACGCGAACCTGTTCTACCGGCACCGCAAGGACAACCGCGAACGCAAGGCGGGCAACGTCGCCGAATGGGTGCGTCGTTTCGGCGGCGCGTATCCGCAGATGCTGATCCTGGACGCCGACAGCCTGATGACCGGCGACACGATCGTGCGCCTGGTCGGGGCGATGGAACGAAACCCCGACGTCGCGCTGGTGCAGACGCTGCCGATGATCGTCAACGGCAACACGCTCTTCGCGCGCATGCAGCAGTTCGCCGGGCGCGTGTACGGGCCGGTGATCGCGCACGGCATCGCGTGGTGGCACGGCGCGGAAAGCAATTACTGGGGCCACAACGCGATCATCCGCACGCGCGCGTTCGCCGACGAGGGCGGGTTGCCGGAATTGCGCGGGCCCAGGCCGTTCCGCGGCACCGTGCTGAGCCACGATTTCGTCGAAGCGGCGCTGATGCGTCGCGGCGGCTGGGCGCTGCACATGGTGCCCGGCCTCGGCGGCAGCTACGAAGAAGGCCCGCCGTCGCTCACCGACATGCTCGTGCGCGACCGCCGCTGGTGCCAGGGCAACCTGCAGCACGGCGCCGTGTTGCCGGCGAAGGGCCTGCACTGGGTCAGCCGCTGGCACCTGATGATGGGCATCGGCCATTACTTCACCTCGCCGATGTGGGCGATGCTGATGCTGGTCGGCCTCGCGATTCCGCTGGTGAAAGCGGGGCTGGGGACGGATACGTTCTCGCTGCCGGGGTTCTCGCCGTCGGCCTACTGGCGCGAGCAGGATCCCGAGCGCTTCCTGTGGGTGTTCATCCTGACGATGTCGGTGCTGCTGGCGCCGAAATTCATGGGCTGGCTCACGCTGTTCTTCGACCGCGAAACGCGGCGCGGTTGCGGCGGCATCGTGCGTTCGTTCCTGAGCATGCTGCTGGAAACGCTGCTGGCCGCGCTGATGGCGCCGGTGACGATGTACGTGCAGTCGCGCGGCGTCGCCGAAGTGCTGGCCGGCAAGGATTCTGGCTGGGATGCGCAGCGTCGCGACGACGGCACGCTGCCGCTGTCGGGCCTGGTGCGCAGCTACGGCGGCGTCACGCTGCTAGGCGTGATCGCGGGTGTCGTCGCATACCTCATCTCGCCGTCGCTCGCGGCGTGGATGGCGCCGGTGATTCTGGGTTTGCTGCTGTCGATCCCGATCGTGGCGTTCACGTCGGCGCGCGGCCCGGGGCTGTTCCTGCGGCGCTTGAAGATATTCTCGATCCCGGAAGAGCACACGCCGCCGAAGGTCCTGGTGCGCGCGGCGGAGTTGCGCGCGCAGGTAGCGGAACACGTGGAGCCGCCGGAGCCGCATTTGTAG
- a CDS encoding glucan biosynthesis protein codes for MHRREVLLAGLSWPVWELLGSAPARAWAPAGAPSAFDTESVAKMAQTLAAKPFVPQNKQLPASLERIGYDEYRSIRFNPAQALWRAEGLPFQAQFFHRGFFFRDRVDIYQVADGKATPVVYKPSQFTFQGVKAPTETDLGYAGFRLHAPINRPEYFDEIAAFLGASYFRAVAKGQAYGLSARGLALKTGGPNEEFPVFRAFWLERPANGAKQITVHALLDSPSVAGAYRFTITPGVTTVFDASARLFPRVALDQVGIAPLTSMFQFDSNDRVGIDDYRPAVHDSDGLGMVNGRGEQIWRPLSNPSTVQESGFEDTNPRGFGLMQRKRAFADYADSEAHYEKRPSLWIEPQGEWGEGAVHLFELPTADEFHDNIVAFWRPKQPLAAGREHRFDYRMHWCDQHSWKPELATVTRTRIGGLTFGENAGKARLVVIDFDGGRLDGLGDGAKVKADVSASKGRIANVTAHPNPGAGGWRLGFELVPGSERSIELRAVLGDDRGPLTETWLYRWTL; via the coding sequence GTGCACCGACGCGAAGTGTTGCTGGCCGGCCTGTCCTGGCCCGTCTGGGAGTTGTTGGGGAGCGCGCCCGCACGCGCATGGGCGCCCGCTGGCGCGCCGTCCGCGTTCGATACGGAGTCCGTCGCGAAGATGGCGCAGACCCTCGCCGCGAAGCCATTCGTCCCGCAGAACAAGCAACTGCCGGCCTCCCTGGAGCGCATCGGCTACGACGAATACCGCAGCATCCGCTTCAACCCCGCGCAGGCGCTGTGGCGCGCCGAAGGCCTGCCGTTCCAGGCGCAGTTCTTCCACCGCGGCTTTTTCTTCCGCGACCGCGTGGACATCTACCAGGTGGCCGACGGCAAGGCCACGCCGGTGGTCTACAAGCCCTCGCAGTTCACCTTCCAGGGCGTCAAGGCGCCGACCGAAACCGACCTGGGCTATGCCGGCTTCCGCCTGCACGCACCGATCAACCGGCCCGAATACTTCGACGAGATCGCCGCGTTCCTCGGCGCCAGCTACTTCCGCGCCGTCGCGAAAGGGCAGGCGTACGGGCTGTCCGCGCGTGGACTGGCGCTGAAGACGGGCGGTCCGAACGAGGAGTTCCCGGTGTTCCGCGCGTTCTGGCTGGAGCGTCCGGCGAACGGCGCGAAGCAGATCACCGTGCACGCGCTGCTCGACAGCCCCAGCGTCGCCGGCGCCTACCGCTTCACGATCACGCCCGGCGTCACGACGGTGTTCGATGCCTCCGCGCGCCTGTTCCCGCGCGTGGCGCTCGACCAGGTCGGCATCGCGCCGCTGACGAGCATGTTCCAGTTCGATTCCAACGACCGCGTCGGCATCGACGATTACCGCCCCGCGGTGCACGACTCCGACGGCCTGGGCATGGTCAATGGCCGCGGCGAGCAGATCTGGCGGCCGCTGTCGAATCCCTCGACGGTGCAGGAAAGCGGCTTCGAGGACACCAACCCGCGCGGTTTCGGCCTGATGCAGCGCAAGCGCGCATTTGCCGACTACGCCGACAGCGAGGCGCATTACGAGAAGCGCCCCAGCCTGTGGATCGAGCCGCAGGGCGAGTGGGGCGAAGGCGCGGTGCATCTGTTCGAACTGCCGACGGCCGACGAATTCCACGACAACATCGTCGCGTTCTGGCGGCCGAAGCAGCCGCTGGCGGCCGGTCGGGAGCATCGCTTCGACTACCGCATGCACTGGTGCGACCAGCACAGCTGGAAGCCGGAACTGGCGACGGTCACGCGCACGCGCATCGGCGGGCTGACCTTCGGCGAGAACGCGGGCAAGGCGCGGCTGGTGGTGATCGATTTCGATGGCGGGCGCCTGGACGGCCTGGGCGATGGCGCGAAGGTGAAGGCCGACGTGTCCGCGTCGAAGGGCCGTATCGCCAACGTCACCGCGCATCCGAATCCGGGCGCCGGCGGCTGGCGACTGGGCTTCGAACTCGTGCCCGGCAGCGAGCGCAGCATCGAACTGCGTGCGGTGCTCGGCGACGATCGCGGCCCGCTCACCGAAACGTGGTTGTACCGGTGGACGCTGTGA
- a CDS encoding glycosyltransferase family 4 protein, producing the protein MRYAIVSETYPPEINGVALTVQGLEQGLRSRGHDVQLVRPRQSAHDTAQAHEVLVRGAPLPRYPGLRLGLPATSRLIGQWRLARPDAVYVATEGPLGWSALRAARRLGIPAASGFHTRFDEYMRDYGLPFLTGAALGWMRRFHNRADATLVPTRELMDFLQAQRFQNVVRLPRAVDTTLFDPRRRDEALRAQWGVGERTLLAIYVGRIAAEKNLDLAVRAFRRIQDVRTDARFVWVGDGPARAKLEHDNPDFLFCGVQRGEALARHFACGDLFVFPSLSETFGNVTLEALASGVPTVAFDYGAAREFLRDGVHGAAIAPNDEAGFIAQCVRIAADDDLRESMRGAARQAVAALRPDQVSSDFDGLLQQLIEARRDGAAGTLATTAEREAS; encoded by the coding sequence ATGCGCTACGCGATCGTCAGCGAAACCTACCCGCCGGAGATCAACGGCGTCGCCCTCACCGTGCAGGGACTGGAACAGGGCCTGCGCTCGCGGGGGCACGACGTCCAGCTCGTGCGGCCGCGGCAGTCGGCCCACGACACGGCGCAGGCGCACGAAGTGCTGGTGCGCGGCGCACCGCTGCCGCGCTACCCCGGCCTGCGGCTGGGCCTGCCGGCGACCTCGCGATTGATCGGCCAATGGCGCCTAGCGCGACCCGATGCGGTCTACGTGGCGACCGAAGGCCCGCTCGGCTGGTCGGCGCTGCGTGCGGCGCGGCGGCTGGGCATTCCGGCGGCGAGCGGTTTCCACACGCGCTTCGACGAGTACATGCGCGACTACGGGCTGCCCTTCCTCACCGGCGCGGCGCTGGGCTGGATGCGCCGCTTCCACAACCGGGCCGATGCCACGCTGGTGCCGACCCGCGAACTGATGGACTTCCTGCAGGCGCAGCGTTTCCAGAATGTCGTGCGCCTTCCGCGCGCGGTCGACACGACGCTGTTCGACCCGCGCCGTCGCGACGAGGCGCTGCGTGCGCAGTGGGGCGTGGGTGAACGCACGCTGCTGGCGATCTACGTGGGCCGCATCGCCGCCGAGAAGAACCTCGACCTTGCGGTGCGCGCGTTCCGGCGGATCCAGGACGTGCGCACGGACGCGCGCTTCGTGTGGGTCGGCGACGGCCCGGCGCGCGCGAAGCTCGAACACGACAACCCCGACTTCCTCTTCTGCGGCGTGCAGCGTGGCGAAGCCCTCGCGCGGCATTTCGCATGCGGCGACCTGTTCGTCTTCCCGAGCCTGAGCGAGACCTTCGGCAACGTGACGCTGGAAGCGCTCGCCAGCGGCGTGCCGACGGTCGCGTTCGATTACGGCGCCGCGCGCGAGTTCCTGCGCGACGGTGTGCACGGTGCGGCGATCGCCCCGAACGACGAAGCCGGCTTCATCGCGCAATGCGTGCGCATCGCGGCCGACGACGACCTGCGCGAATCGATGCGCGGCGCGGCGCGGCAGGCCGTCGCGGCGTTGCGTCCGGACCAGGTGAGCAGCGATTTCGACGGGCTGCTCCAGCAACTGATCGAGGCGCGCCGTGATGGCGCGGCCGGCACCCTCGCGACCACGGCCGAACGGGAGGCGTCATGA
- a CDS encoding phosphatase PAP2 family protein, translated as MNRPSLQKRLIAGDSGWCLRANRVCERGGSRSYFAAVSRLGDGVFWYVLMGVLVVADGLDGLAASAHLAATGAIALTLYKLLKRWTRRPRPFASDRRIHAWVAPLDEFSFPSGHTLHAVAFSLVGIAHYPVLAWVLVPFTASVAASRVVLGLHYPSDVLAATVIGTGLAGVSLWLVPGVSLF; from the coding sequence ATGAACCGTCCTTCGTTGCAGAAGCGTTTGATCGCCGGGGACTCCGGCTGGTGCCTGCGCGCGAACCGCGTGTGCGAGCGCGGCGGCTCGCGGTCGTACTTCGCGGCGGTGAGCCGGCTGGGCGACGGCGTGTTCTGGTACGTGCTGATGGGCGTGCTGGTCGTCGCGGACGGCCTCGACGGCCTCGCGGCCTCGGCGCACCTGGCGGCGACGGGCGCGATCGCGCTGACCCTCTACAAACTTCTCAAGCGCTGGACACGCCGCCCGCGCCCGTTCGCCTCGGACCGCCGCATCCACGCGTGGGTCGCGCCGCTGGACGAGTTCTCGTTCCCGTCGGGCCACACGCTGCACGCGGTGGCCTTCAGCCTCGTCGGGATCGCGCACTACCCGGTATTGGCGTGGGTGCTGGTGCCGTTCACCGCGAGCGTGGCGGCGTCGCGCGTGGTGCTCGGCCTGCATTACCCGAGCGACGTGTTGGCGGCGACGGTGATCGGGACGGGGTTGGCGGGCGTTTCGTTGTGGCTGGTGCCGGGGGTTTCGTTGTTCTGA
- a CDS encoding carbon-nitrogen hydrolase family protein — protein sequence MKVAVAKYTIDAPADFDAFARKQAQWLDEAKALGAQVAVLPEYLSLELSATFDRSVSADLHASLAATQAHHGAFVELFSQLARERAMHVVAGTFLLDTGRGRYRNRSYAFGPDGAHVWQDKLRLTGFEKNTGVIESGDELKVFETQGVRSAIAVCYDSEFPLPVRAQCEAGARLLIVPSCTDTEAGATRVRVGCLARALENRCFVAQSVTAGEAPWSPALDVNTGEAALIAPMDVGLPHDGMVVQTRGDQHWAVATLDFGALEASRAHAQVSNDRDWAAQYFPSVARAKVVRAAA from the coding sequence CTGAAGGTGGCCGTCGCCAAGTACACGATCGACGCGCCGGCGGATTTCGACGCCTTCGCGCGCAAGCAGGCACAGTGGCTGGACGAGGCGAAGGCGCTGGGCGCACAGGTCGCGGTACTGCCGGAGTACCTGTCGCTGGAGCTGTCGGCGACGTTCGACCGCTCCGTCAGCGCCGACCTGCATGCCTCGCTTGCGGCGACGCAGGCGCATCACGGCGCGTTCGTCGAGCTGTTCTCGCAGCTCGCGCGCGAACGCGCGATGCACGTGGTCGCCGGCACCTTCCTGCTCGACACCGGACGAGGGCGGTATCGCAACCGCAGTTACGCGTTCGGCCCCGACGGCGCGCACGTGTGGCAGGACAAGCTGCGGCTGACGGGTTTCGAGAAGAACACCGGCGTGATCGAATCGGGCGATGAACTGAAGGTCTTCGAGACGCAGGGCGTGCGCAGCGCGATCGCGGTCTGCTACGACAGCGAATTCCCGCTGCCGGTGCGCGCGCAGTGCGAAGCCGGCGCGCGCTTGCTGATCGTCCCGAGTTGCACCGACACCGAGGCCGGCGCGACGCGCGTGCGCGTCGGTTGCCTGGCGCGCGCGCTGGAGAACCGGTGTTTCGTCGCGCAGTCGGTCACGGCCGGCGAAGCGCCGTGGAGCCCGGCGCTGGACGTCAACACCGGCGAGGCGGCGTTGATCGCGCCGATGGACGTCGGCCTGCCGCACGACGGCATGGTCGTGCAGACCCGCGGCGACCAGCACTGGGCAGTGGCGACGCTGGATTTCGGCGCGCTGGAGGCGAGTCGCGCGCATGCGCAGGTGTCGAACGATCGCGACTGGGCAGCGCAGTATTTCCCGAGCGTGGCGAGGGCCAAGGTGGTACGGGCGGCGGCGTAG
- a CDS encoding GNAT family N-acetyltransferase: MDVKPAVTERPIQIRCFNGMAIEPWLGHLAALRIAVFRDWPYLYDGDEDYEAQYLTTYLRSPRSVAVLAFDGDLVVGASTGLPLADESEEFTEPFTHTSIPVTDVFYCGESVLLPAYRGKGIGHRFFDEREAHARHYGDYGWTAFCAVDREPTHPRRPAFHRGNDAFWNKRGYRPRPDLRARLPWREIGQDGETDHTLTFWLRPLERTR; the protein is encoded by the coding sequence ATGGACGTCAAACCCGCCGTTACCGAACGCCCGATCCAGATCCGCTGCTTCAACGGAATGGCGATCGAACCCTGGCTCGGGCACCTGGCTGCGCTGCGCATCGCGGTGTTCCGCGACTGGCCGTACCTGTACGACGGCGACGAGGACTACGAAGCGCAGTACCTCACCACGTACCTGCGCTCGCCGCGCAGCGTGGCGGTGCTCGCCTTCGACGGCGATCTCGTCGTCGGCGCGTCCACCGGCCTGCCGCTGGCGGACGAATCGGAGGAATTCACCGAGCCGTTCACGCATACCTCGATCCCGGTGACCGACGTGTTCTATTGCGGCGAATCGGTGCTGCTGCCGGCGTATCGCGGCAAGGGCATCGGGCACCGGTTCTTCGACGAACGCGAGGCGCACGCGCGCCACTACGGCGACTACGGCTGGACCGCGTTCTGCGCGGTGGATCGCGAGCCGACCCATCCGCGCCGGCCGGCGTTCCATCGCGGCAACGACGCCTTCTGGAACAAGCGCGGTTACCGTCCGCGCCCGGACCTTCGCGCACGCCTGCCGTGGCGCGAGATCGGACAGGACGGCGAAACCGACCACACCCTCACGTTCTGGCTTCGACCCCTGGAGCGAACCCGATGA